A stretch of the Neodiprion lecontei isolate iyNeoLeco1 chromosome 4, iyNeoLeco1.1, whole genome shotgun sequence genome encodes the following:
- the LOC107227398 gene encoding jerky protein homolog-like isoform X1: METMVEKNRSNVTSDNMTNMCNSKRRKKLASFTAQQKLDILKKIDEGFSITMVALENNVDTSTVRKWRNSRQKIEKCSEISTEAKRIRSGRAEKVNEALYMWFTEMWAKGYPVTGTIIKGKALEFHERFGAEEKFYASDGWLSHWRQKYGIRQLSITSESSSPNSESADNFKSQFTKKIKNENLTASQIFNAEVTGLNYKVMPNEALTNDGERPALGFNQNKEKLTVMLCCNADSSLKIPLLIIRKSSKPKGLKNLLPNMLPVYYTRQKSAWMNSAIFEKWFKEEFVPTVSDFLREKGLPQKAMLLISNSPSHPSTEVLTVGDITTRFLPPDVTSLIQPMDQGIIENVKRRYRNKLLMHILNDQCDGKELVESLKSINIKNAVFWVSEAWDETSSETIVKCWKNLMLDIPEKELHVTSEAEEEITSERIHQIANRIKSLEEVSLDVIDDWIYNDDSSLVFPSDEDIVEAVNNHNSENESDTDNFEESPVSPLQASRAAECLTKFFQQNGAISKADMAVLRKVKEKILQIKNQI; the protein is encoded by the exons ATGGAAACCATGGTGGAAAAGAATCGTTCAAATGTCACTAGCGATAATATGACGAATATGTGCAATTCCAAAAGACGAAAGAAACTAGCCAGTTTTACTGCACAGCAGAAAttggatattttgaaaaaaatagatgaaGGTTTTTCTATTACAATGGTCGCTTTGGAAAATAACGTGGACACAAGTACGGTCAGAAAATGGAGGAATAGTcgacagaaaattgaaaaatgtagcgAAATATCAACGGAAGCAAAACGAATCCGTTCTGGCCGCGCCGAAAAAGTTAACGAGGCTCTGTACATGTGGTTCACCGAAATGTGGGCCAAGGGTTATCCCGTAACTGGTACAATTATAAAAG GAAAAGCTCTTGAATTCCATGAAAGATTCGGCGCCGAGGAGAAATTTTATGCCAGCGACGGATGGCTGAGTCATTGGAGACAAAAGTATGGCATCCGCCAGTTATCAATTACAAGCGAAAGTTCCTCTCCTAATTCTGAATCTGCTGATAATTTTAAGTCTCAGttcacgaaaaaaattaagaatgaAAACTTGACAGCtagtcaaattttcaatgccGAAGTGACGGGTCTCAATTATAAAGTTATGCCAAATGAAGCACTGACAAACGACGGAGAAAGACCTGCACTTGGATTCAATCAGAATAAAGAGAAATTAACAGTAATGCTCTGTTGCAATGCCGACAGCTCGCTCAAAATACCGCTTCTTATTATTAGGAAATCGTCGAAGCCTaaaggattaaaaaatttattgccaAACATGCTACCAGTCTATTATACGCGCCAAAAAAGCGCTTGGATGAATTCCGCAATTTTTGAGAAATGGTTCAAAGAGGAATTCGTACCGACAGTCTCTGATTTCTTAAGGGAGAAGGGCTTGCCTCAAAAAGCTATGCTTCTGATTAGTAATTCACCATCTCATCCATCAACGGAAGTTTTAACTGTTGGCGATATCACAACCAGGTTTTTACCACCTGATGTCACAAGTTTAATTCAACCTATGGATCAGGGCATTATAGAGAATGTAAAAAGAAGATACAGAAATAAACTTCTCATGCATATATTGAACGACCAATGTGACGGCAAAGAGTTGGTTGAATCGTTGAAATCAATCAACATTAAGAATGCTGTTTTTTGGGTAAGTGAAGCTTGGGATGAAACCAGTTCGGAGACAATTGtaaaatgttggaaaaatttgatgCTGGATATTCCTGAAAAGGAATTACATGTGACATCTGAAGCAGAAGAGGAAATAACTTCCGAAAGAATTCACCAAATTGCTAATAGAATAAAAAGTTTGGAAGAAGTTAGTTTAGATGTAATAGATGATTGGATTTACAATGATGATTCTTCGCTAGTCTTTCCATCCGATGAAGACATCGTTGAAGCAGTGAACAACCATAACAGTGAAAATG AATCTGACACCGATAACTTTGAAGAAAGTCCAGTTTCACCATTGCAAGCATCCAGGGCAGCAGAATGCCTTACAAAGTTTTTTCAGCAAAATGGAGCAATTTCGAAAGCAGATATGGCCGTTTTgagaaaagtgaaagaaaagatACTCCAGATAAAAAACCAAATTTAG
- the LOC107227398 gene encoding jerky protein homolog-like isoform X2, which yields METMVEKNRSNVTSDNMTNMCNSKRRKKLASFTAQQKLDILKKIDEGFSITMVALENNVDTSTVRKWRNSRQKIEKCSEISTEAKRIRSGRAEKVNEALYMWFTEMWAKGYPVTGTIIKGKALEFHERFGAEEKFYASDGWLSHWRQKYGIRQLSITSESSSPNSESADNFKSQFTKKIKNENLTASQIFNAEVTGLNYKVMPNEALTNDGERPALGFNQNKEKLTVMLCCNADSSLKIPLLIIRKSSKPKGLKNLLPNMLPVYYTRQKSAWMNSAIFEKWFKEEFVPTVSDFLREKGLPQKAMLLISNSPSHPSTEVLTVGDITTRFLPPDVTSLIQPMDQGIIENVKRRYRNKLLMHILNDQCDGKELVESLKSINIKNAVFWVSEAWDETSSETIVKCWKNLMLDIPEKELHVTSEAEEEITSERIHQIANRIKSLEEVSLDVIDDWIYNDDSSLVFPSDEDIVEAVNNHNSENGFILNTFRI from the exons ATGGAAACCATGGTGGAAAAGAATCGTTCAAATGTCACTAGCGATAATATGACGAATATGTGCAATTCCAAAAGACGAAAGAAACTAGCCAGTTTTACTGCACAGCAGAAAttggatattttgaaaaaaatagatgaaGGTTTTTCTATTACAATGGTCGCTTTGGAAAATAACGTGGACACAAGTACGGTCAGAAAATGGAGGAATAGTcgacagaaaattgaaaaatgtagcgAAATATCAACGGAAGCAAAACGAATCCGTTCTGGCCGCGCCGAAAAAGTTAACGAGGCTCTGTACATGTGGTTCACCGAAATGTGGGCCAAGGGTTATCCCGTAACTGGTACAATTATAAAAG GAAAAGCTCTTGAATTCCATGAAAGATTCGGCGCCGAGGAGAAATTTTATGCCAGCGACGGATGGCTGAGTCATTGGAGACAAAAGTATGGCATCCGCCAGTTATCAATTACAAGCGAAAGTTCCTCTCCTAATTCTGAATCTGCTGATAATTTTAAGTCTCAGttcacgaaaaaaattaagaatgaAAACTTGACAGCtagtcaaattttcaatgccGAAGTGACGGGTCTCAATTATAAAGTTATGCCAAATGAAGCACTGACAAACGACGGAGAAAGACCTGCACTTGGATTCAATCAGAATAAAGAGAAATTAACAGTAATGCTCTGTTGCAATGCCGACAGCTCGCTCAAAATACCGCTTCTTATTATTAGGAAATCGTCGAAGCCTaaaggattaaaaaatttattgccaAACATGCTACCAGTCTATTATACGCGCCAAAAAAGCGCTTGGATGAATTCCGCAATTTTTGAGAAATGGTTCAAAGAGGAATTCGTACCGACAGTCTCTGATTTCTTAAGGGAGAAGGGCTTGCCTCAAAAAGCTATGCTTCTGATTAGTAATTCACCATCTCATCCATCAACGGAAGTTTTAACTGTTGGCGATATCACAACCAGGTTTTTACCACCTGATGTCACAAGTTTAATTCAACCTATGGATCAGGGCATTATAGAGAATGTAAAAAGAAGATACAGAAATAAACTTCTCATGCATATATTGAACGACCAATGTGACGGCAAAGAGTTGGTTGAATCGTTGAAATCAATCAACATTAAGAATGCTGTTTTTTGGGTAAGTGAAGCTTGGGATGAAACCAGTTCGGAGACAATTGtaaaatgttggaaaaatttgatgCTGGATATTCCTGAAAAGGAATTACATGTGACATCTGAAGCAGAAGAGGAAATAACTTCCGAAAGAATTCACCAAATTGCTAATAGAATAAAAAGTTTGGAAGAAGTTAGTTTAGATGTAATAGATGATTGGATTTACAATGATGATTCTTCGCTAGTCTTTCCATCCGATGAAGACATCGTTGAAGCAGTGAACAACCATAACAGTGAAAATG GTTTTATTCTCAATACTTTCAGAATCTGA